The Streptomyces capitiformicae genome contains the following window.
CGGAAAACCGTTGCCCAGTCCCTTGGAGACGGTGACAGCGTCGGGGTTGAGGCCGGCGCGGGCGGTGTAACCGCCGGCGCCGGCCCGGATCCCCGTCTTGACCTCGTCGAGTACGAAAGCGCAGCCGTGCTCGTGCGCGATGCGGTTCAGGTCTTGGTAATGCTCGGGCGGGTACCGGTGCGGGAGCGGTGTGACCACGACTGCACCGATCTGGTCGGCCCTGCGCCGCAGGACCTCCCGCAGTTCTTCCGGGCCGCCGTCCAGCCCGGTGGCGTACGACGGGAACAAGCGGTACTCCGGCACTGCCTCCAGGTGCCAGTCGTGCCATCCGTGGTACCCGTAAGTGAGGACGCCCTGCCTGCCGGTGGCGTGCTGGGCGAGGCGCACGGCTGCGGTTACGGCGCAGGAACCCGTCTTGAAGCACAGGACCCGACTTCCCCAGGGGAACCAGTGCAGCAGGGCCTGTGCCAGTTCGAGGCGGCGAGGACTGGCGCTGGTGTAGAAGAGGTTGCCGGACGCAGCGGCGGCCGTGACGGCTTCCACGACCGCGGGCTCCGCGTGCCCGACGAGCACAGCACCGAAGGCGCTCGTCAGATCAAGGTAGTCGTGGTCGTCCAGGTCCGTGATCACGGCCCCGCTGCCATGTGTCATTACACACGGGTACCGGCCCTCGAGATCGGTCCGGTGCGACGTCGTGATGGTGTGCGCCTCTTCGATGTGCCGGATCGAGCGCGGCCAACGGGCAGCGTCATCATCGGTGAAGCCGATGCCGTCAACATGGGTCGTCACAGTGGTTACTCCCACACCTTGTGTCCAGCGTGCCAAGTGGATGGATCGGTGCTCACATGTCGAGCCGGGGCGCCTGTGGGGAGTCGTCGCGCAGGAACCTCAGGTCCCGCAGGCACAGACCGGAAGCGCCGAACACCACATACAGGTCGTGCACTCCGGCGACCGGAACGGTCCGCACCGTCACCTCGTTCCAGGCGTACCGGTCAGCCGCACCCTTGACGGTGACCGTCGCGAGGACCTCACCGCTCAACCGGTCGTCAAGCACCAGCGACACGTCCGCTTCCTGGTCGTGCGTGCTGGACAGCCGCATGACGCAACCGTGCACACCGGTACCGAAATCGACACCGCGGAAGGCGACCCAGTCGCTCTCGACGGTCGCCAACACCGCGTCGCCCGTCTCCTTGGTCGCGTCCACCGGCCGTACGGCGCCGCGATCGTCCGCTGAGAAGGCGGGCATCGGCTGCGACGCGTCCCACGGCGGTATGTGCTCCCCCTCGACCTCCAGCCGGGC
Protein-coding sequences here:
- a CDS encoding aminotransferase class III-fold pyridoxal phosphate-dependent enzyme, whose amino-acid sequence is MTHGSGAVITDLDDHDYLDLTSAFGAVLVGHAEPAVVEAVTAAAASGNLFYTSASPRRLELAQALLHWFPWGSRVLCFKTGSCAVTAAVRLAQHATGRQGVLTYGYHGWHDWHLEAVPEYRLFPSYATGLDGGPEELREVLRRRADQIGAVVVTPLPHRYPPEHYQDLNRIAHEHGCAFVLDEVKTGIRAGAGGYTARAGLNPDAVTVSKGLGNGFPISAVVCRGEMALAHHRSHVWNTYQHEQTALAAALTTLDLTQRWDVPGTVAAAGEWVVDQLRGLFTEHGIPLELVGWGPSFELDETDDSGVRERLQQTLLRHGVFCDVEDDFNISYRLAEQTEVLMERFTAAVRKL